TGATCGTGCGTCACGTAGACGATGGTGGCGCCCAGGCGGCGGTGCAGCTGGCTGATCTGCGAGCGCATCTCGACGCGCAGTTTGGCGTCCAGGTTGGAGAGCGGCTCGTCCATCAGGAAGACTTTCGGCTCACGGACGATGGCGCGGCCCATCGCGACGCGCTGACGCTGACCGCCGGACAGTTCCTTGGGTTTGCGGCCCAGCAGGTGCTCCATCTGGAGGATCTTGGCGGCTTCACGCACGCGCTTGTCGATCTCGTCCTTGGGCGTCTTACGGAGCTTCAGGCCGAACGCCATGTTGTCGTACACGTTCATGTGCGGGTACAGGGCGTAGTTCTGGAACACCATGGCGATGTCGCGGTCCTTGGGCGGCACGTCGTTCACGACGCGGTCGCCGATCTTCAGGATGCCGTCACTGATGTCTTCGAGGCCGGCGATCATGCGCAGCGTGGTGGACTTCCCGCAGCCGGACGGCCCGACGAAGACCATGAATTCACGGTCCTGGATGTGCAGGTTGAAGTCCTTCACCGCGTGGTGCTTGCTGCCGTAACGCTTGTTGATGTGCTCGAGGATGACTTCTGCCATGGTGTGCCTACCTTTGCCCCTACTCTTACCCGCGAGTGGCCCAACGCCCGTGAACTCGGGGTTGGAGATCGGGTAACCGGGGTGCATGAACGAGAATGCCCGGGGTTTACGCTGACGCCTTGCTGACAGCTTGCAGTTTACCACGCCGTCCTGGCGTTGCCACTCCCGGTCCGGGGGAAGTACAGACAGTGACCCGCCCCCAGGCCCGAGCGGCGTGGCCGGACGGACGGTTGGGAGCGGGTCAGGGACGACGGTTCCGGAACACCGGTCAGGTCATACGGACTCCGTCTGTTCCGTTGACAACCCGGAAGGGCGCCGGGTTGCCAACTCCACGTCCGGCAGCCCGCTTTCTCTCCTTCTCGCATCCGCTCGGATTGAATGGTCTTTGCAGCCCATTCAATCGGAGTCCGTATCAGTACGACACGCCGCTGCGGGTGAGCATCAGTTTCAGTTCGTGCGGGCTGGTCGCGGCGGCCAGCGCCTCGTCCATGGTGATCAGGGTGTTGCGGTACAGCTGCGACAGGTGCTGGTCGAAGGTGTGCATGCCGCGGATGTTGTCCTCGATCAGGGCGTCCTTGATCAGGTGGGTCTTGTCCTCGTCTTTCACGTACTCCTGGATCAAGGGCGTGTTCATCATGATTTCCAGGCCCAGCACGCGGCCCACGCCGTCCGCGCGGCGCAGCAGGCGCTGGCTGATGATGCCGACCAGCGACTCGGCCAGTTGCAGGCGCACCTGATCGCGCTCGTACGGCGGGAAGAAGTCGATGATACGGTTCACGCTGCGCACGGCGTCCTGGGTGTGCAGCGTGCTCAGGACGAGGTGGCCGGTCTGCGCGGCGCTCAGGGCGGCCTCGACGGTTTCCTTGTCACGCATCTCGCCGATCATGATCACGTCCGGGTCCTGGCGCATGGCGTACTTCAGGGCGGTGCGGAAGTCGCGGGTGTCGCTGCCGATCTCGCGCTGCACGACGATGCTCTTCTTGTTCTTGTGCAGGATCTCGATGGGGTCCTCGACCGTGATGATGTTGTACGCGAACGAGCGGTTGATGTGGTCGATCAGGCTGGCCAGGGTGGTGGTCTTGCCGCTGCCGGTGGGGCCGGTCACGAGGATCAGGCCGCGCGGGGCGTCGGCCAGTTGCCGCAGCACGTCGGCCGGGAGGCCCAGCGCGTCGAAGCCGGGAATGGCGTCCGAGACGATGCGCATGACCATGCCGACCGCGCCGCGCTGCCGGAACACGTTGCAGCGGAAACGGCCCAGCCCGGAGACGCTGTACGCGAGGTCCAGTTCGTTGCGGTACGTGAAGTCGTCCCACTGGTCGGCGGTCATCAGGGCCTGCGCGAGCATCTGCGTGTCGGGCGGCATGAGCGGCTGCGTGCCGAACGGCACGAGTTGCCCGTCGATGCGGCCCATGGGGGGACTGCCGGCCTGGAGGTGCACGTCCGAGGCGCGGCGGGTGACCATCTCGCGCAGCAGTTCGTCGAGGGTCACTCGGGGCTCACCGTGGACAGGCTCACCGTGGACTGGCCTGCCGCAACGTGGGAGGCGAGGGGCATGTTGTCGATCAGCCGCACCCCGAACAGGCGGGCGGCCACGAGGACGCGGTTCATGGGGTCATTGTCCATGATTTCCCTTTCATGCATGTCACTCCCCACGACACTCAGGTAATCCAGGGTCAGGTCCGGGTCAGTGTTCAGGACGTCCAGCCCCGCCTGCCGTAGCGCGTCGCCGCGGCGTTCCCCGCCCGCGTACGCGGTCTGCACGGCCCGCAGTGCCCGCGACAGCACGGCCGCCTGGGCGCGCTGCTCGGCCGACAGGTAGGCGTTGCGGCTGCTGAGGGCCAGCCCGCTGTCCCCCCGGACGGTGGGCACGCCGCGCACGTCCACGTTCAGGTTCAGGTCGCGGACCATGCGGCGCACGACAGCCAGTTGCTGCCAGTCCTTCTCACCGAACAGCGCCACGTCCGGCCGCACGAGGTTCAGGAGTTTCAGCACGACCGTCGCCACGCCCGTGAAGTGGCCGGGCCGCGCCGCGCCGTCCAGCGGTTCGCTGACGCCGGACACGCTGACGCTGGTGCTGAAGCCGTCCGGGTACATGGTGGGCACGTCCGGGTGGAACAGCAGGTCCGCGCCCGCCCCGCCCGCCACGCGCCGGTCGCCTTCCAGGTCGCGGGGGTAGCGGCTGAGGTCCTCGTTCGGGCCGAATTGCAGGGGGTTCACGAACACGCTGACGACCACGCGCCCACCGGGCACGGCGGCGCGCGCCGCGCGGATCAGGGCCGCGTGCCCCTCGTGCAGGGCGCCCATGGTCGGCACGAACGCCACCGTCTGCCCGCGCAGTGCGGCGCGCAGGTCGGTGGGGTCCGTGACCAGCGCAGGCAGAGGCTGACCGACCTCCGGTTCGGGCGGGAGGGTCACGGCGTTAATTCCGTCCACCGTCCAGTTTCAGGGCGCCCGCTGCGGCGTCCAGCACCCACGAGATCACGGCCAGGATGATCGCCCCGATGATCGCCGCGCCGAAGCCCGCGACGTTCAGGGCGGTGGCGGCCGCCACGAGGTACAGCACCACGCCGTTCACGACCAGCGTGAACAGGCCCAGCGTCAGGATGTTCACGGGCAGCGACAGCAGCAGCAGCACCGGGCGGATCAGGGCGTTCACGATGCCCATGACCACCGCCGCGATCAGGACGCTCACGAGGTCCGCGCCCGGCTCGAAACTCACGCCGCCGTACACGAGGTCCGCGCCCGGCTCGAAACTCACGCCGCCGTACACGCGGGCCAGCAGGTACAGGGCCAGTGCATTCACCAGCAACCGAAGAATGAAACCCATGCCCGCAGGATACGGGATGCGCCGCGCCGGAATGGGAACGCGCGCAGGAAGGGGGCCTCTCCCCCGTTTCCCTGCGCGCCGGACGGAGTGGGGCCGGGGTTACAGCCCGAAGCGGGCGTAGATGTCGTCCACGTGCCGCAGGTACCACGCCAGATCGAAGGCGGCGTCCAGTTCCGCGTCGTTCAGGGGGTTTTCCGGGTCGGCCCTGAGCAGGTCGCGCAGGCCCTCGCCGGTCTCCCAGGATTTCAGGGCGCTGCGCTGCACCAGGGTGTACGCGGCCTCGCGCATCATGCCTTTCTCGTCGATCAGGGCGTGCAGGACGCGCTGACTGAACACCAGTCCGCCCAGGTCGTTCAGGTTTTTCAGCATGCGGTCCGGGAACACCACGAGGTCGCGCAGCACGCCGGTCAGGCGGCGCGCGGCGTAACTGGCGGCGCTCGTGGCGTCGGGCAGGATGACGCGTTCGGCGCTGGAGTGGCTGATGTCACGTTCGTGCCACAGCGCCACGTTCTCCAGGCCGGTGGTCAGGAAGCCGCGCAGCAGCCGCGCGAAGCCCGTGACGTTCTCGGTCAGGATGGGGTTTTTCTTGTGCGGCATGGAGGAACTGCCGGTCTGGCCCTTCCCGAAGGGTTCCATCGCCTCGCGGACCTCGCTGCGTTGCAGGTGCCGGATCTCCACGCTGATGCGTTCCAGGGTCGTGCCGAAGATCGCCAGGGCCGAGAGCACCTCGGCGTGACGGTCGCGGGCGAGGGTCTGGTTGGTGACGGGCGCGGCCTGCCAGCCCCACGCGGCGGCGACTTCCTCCTCGACTTTCGGGGAGACGTGCGCGTACGTGCCCACGCTGCCGGACAGCATGACGACCTGCACGCGCTTCCGGGCGGCGTGCAGGCGTTCGAGGTCGCGGTCCAGGGTGGCCATCCAGTTCAGGAATTTCAGGCCGAAGGTCATGGGTTCGGCGTGAATGCCGTGCGTGCGGCCCACGGTGGGCGTGTGCTTGAACGCCACGGCCTGCGTGCGGCACACCTCGCGCAGCGCCTCGGCGTCCGTGATGATGATGCCCAGCGCCTCGTCCAGCAGCAGGTTCTGGGCGGTGTCGACCACGTCGGTACTCGTCAGGCCGTGGTGCACGAAGCGGGCTTCCTCGCCGTACCGTTCGGTCAGGGCGCGCGTGAAGGCGACGATGTCGTGGCGGGTGACGGCCTCGATCTCCGCGACCTTCTGCGCAAACGCGTCGTCCAGCGGGTCGGCCTCGCTGCGGGCGGTCAGGGCGGCGTGCGCCTCGGCAGGCACCTCGCCGTGGTTCGCCTGGGCGTGCATGGCGGCCAGTTCCACGCGCAGCCACGCGCGGTACTTGCTGGCCTCGCTCCACAGGGCCTTCATTTCCGGGGTCAGGTAACGGTCAATCACGCCCCCGACGCTAACACGCCCACGCGGGCGCGGGCCGGGCAGTGTCCAGTCTGCGCGGGCGCCCTAGACTGCCGGGGTGAACCGCGCAGGTATGAGAGGGACAGAAGGGGTCCGGGACGGACATGAGGGCCGGGCGTGCTGATCGGGCTGGTCGTGCTGATGCTGGTCAGCATCAATCTGGGCGGCCTGACGAGCGTGATCCTGCAAGTCGGGCGCGGCGAGTGGCTGGCCGGGCTGGGATCGCTGGTGACGCTGATCGTGGTGGACGTCCTGGGGTTCCGGGTGCTGCGCGGCCTGCGCGGGCAGCACTGACGGGCACCGGCATTCCGCTCCGGGGCCTGGGCTGTGGCTTTGCTTGCCGTACGGCGCGGCGGGCTGCGGCAGACTGCGGAGCGTGACTGAGGCCGCAGAACTTCTCCCGGCAGGGCCAGCATTCCGGCACGCGTTCCGGGCGTACTCTCCGGCGGATTACGGGTTTCCGTTGCCGGACGGGCACCGCTTTCCGTACTACAAGTACGAGGGGGTGCGGCGGCGCCTGCTCCCGCTGCTGCCGGTGCTGGACACCCCGGCGCTGCGCTGGGCGGACGCGGCGCGCGTGCATGATCCGCACTGGCTGAGGCGCTGGCGGCGCGGCGAGGTGGACCGGCACGAGGAACGCGCCTTCGGGCTGCCGTGGTCGCCGGGCGTGGTCGAGCGGGCCCGCCGCGCGGCCGGGGGATCGCTGGCGGCGCTGCACGACGCGCTACGGGTCGGGTGGGGCGCGAATCTGGCGGGTGGCACGCACCACGCCTTCCGGGACCGCGCCGAGGGCTTCTGTCTGGTGAACGACGCAGCGATCCTGACCCGCATCGCGCTGGATGACGGGCTGGCGCGGCGCGTGGCGGTCGTGGATCTGGACGTGCATCAGGGGAACGGCACGGCGGCGCTGCTGGGCACCGAGGCGCGGGCCTTCACGCTGAGCGTGCATGGCGAGCGCAATTACCCGTTCCGCAAGGAGGTCAGTTCGCTGGACATCGGGCTGGGGGACGGCGTGACGGACGCCGAGTACCTGTCGGTGGTGCGGGATCGGGTACTGCCGCCGCTGGAGGCGTTCCGGCCGGACCTGCTGCTGTACCTCGCGGGGGCGGATGTGCTGGCCGGGGACCGCTTCGGGCGCTTCGCGCTGACGCTGGACGGCGTGCGCGAACGTAACCGCGCGGTGCTGGGCTGGGCGCGGGCGGCGGGCGTGCCGGTGGTGACCATGATGGCGGGCGGGTACAACCACGATCATGCGCTGACGGTCGAGGCGCACGCGAGTGTGGTACTGGACGGCCTGGACGTGCTGGGGTAGAGGCCGGGGCCGCGCCCCTGCCATGCCAGCGTGACGGGCACAGGAGCGTGGGGAGGAGGGTTGTACAACCCTGTACACGGCTCCTGTAAACGTCTGAAGAACCCTTCTCAGGGGCTTCAGCGGAATGGGCGATTGGGGGGGGATGACCCCCGACAGGTCGGGTGGGTGTGGGGGTCCTGGCCCGCGTACCCGGGACCGGGTGAGGGCTCCCTGAGTCGTTTTCCGGGCGCTGGCACGTCGTTGGGCGGCACCATCCGGAACCCATTGATTTACTTTTCACACTGTGAGCCGTGAACGTTTCAAGGTTGTACAAGGGTTGTACACTTCATTCCACAAGAGAAGGCCGCAACCCGACGCACCGCATCCCTCCAGCGCACCGGCGCACAAGACAGGAGTCACCATGACGTACCTCGCCCCCACCACCCTGCCCCAGACGCACGACCTGAACCGCACGGTGCGCCGCGGCCAGACCCTGTACTACGCCGGAGACAGCGCACCCAGCCTCTACCGCCTCGAAAGCGGCCTGATGCGCGCCGTGCGCCTCACCCCCCAGGGCCGCAACCTGACCGTCCGGCACATCCGCCCCGGCGACATCTTCGGCGAGGAATGCCTGCACGGCCAGACGCGCGGCCATCAGGTCGTCGCCCTGACCGACACGGTCCTGGTGCCCATCCACCCGCAGCACCTGAGTGCCGCCGAGCTGTGGGACCTGACCCGCAGCCTCAGCGCCCAGCTGCAGCGCATGATGACCGACGGCGTGCACATTCAGGACGGCGACCTGCGCGAACGCATCGCCCGCTACCTGCTGAACCTCGCCGACAGCACCCTGGGCGGCGCGCACAGCGACGGCACCCGCTTCGTGCGGGCCACGCACGAACTGATCGCCGAGGGCACCGGCGCCACCCGCGAGAGCGTCAGCAAACTGATCGGCGAGATGCGCGACGACGGCCTGCTGAGCCCCGCCTACCGCTGCCTGACCCTGACCGACGAGGACGGCCTGCGCCTCCTGAGCGGCTACCACGGCTGAAGACCGCACCACCCCACCAGCGCCGCCCGTCCGAGTGAGGACCGGCGGCGTTTTCGTGTCACCAGAGCCACGGCGCACCAGAGCAACGGCCAAACATTCTGTCCAGCGCGTAGAATTGCGGGCATGCGTATTCGCCTGGACCCCTGGCCCGTGGACATCGAGGGCGGGCAACTGACCCTCAAGGACTTCAACGGTGAGATTCAAGACGTCGAAACGCCGCGCTGGGCGGCCATTCCCGCACGCCCCATCCCGGAACGGCTGCGGCAGGTGTTCGTCGTGGACGGCAAACGCCGCATGGAATCCCGCCTGTTCATCGAGGACGACCACGGCCAGAGCGGGCTGGGCGGCTTCGGCGCGTACGTGGTGGGCGCCGTCGAACTGTGCCCGCACGGCACCCGGCAGGCGGAACTGCGGGCCGTGAAGGCCGCCCGCATCCTGGCGCACGCCCCGGACCTGCGGATCGACCCCATGACCCTCTCGCCGCGCCACCCCCACACCGGGCAGCTGGAGTACACGCCCGTCCCCATGACCGGCACGGACGCCCTGGCCGCCCTGAACGTACTGCAACAGCACATGCTGGCCGCCGAGCAGAACCTCTCGCACGACCTGGCGTCCAGGGTCCCGGCGGACGATCAGGATGACCGCGAGTGGCTGAGCGCGCTGACCGTGCAGGACGGCACGCTGCGCGGACGGAATCTGAACGGCGCGGTCGTCGGCTGCGTGAAGACCATGGAGACCATGTACCTCCCGGCCGACCGGGCCTCGCTGCTGAGCGAACTGAAACCCGGCGAGCGCACCCCGGTCATGCGCATGACGTACAGCAACGGGCAGTTCACGCGCCTGATCTGGTACGTGCGGCTGTGCGAGGCCGCGTTCTACCAGCATCCCATGGCGGGCGTCATGCGCCTGGAGATGTTCGCGCCGGACGATCCCAGCTTCCTGCCGCCCATCGTCCGGCAGGTCGCGAACCTCAGCGGCACGCTGCTGCGGCGGCTGGGCAGTCACGCGCACAAGGACCCGCGTGCGCCGCAGAACCTGATTCCCACGGCGGCGCTGGAGCAGGCGATGGGCCGCAGCATGGGCAGCGCGGACCTCGTGACGCGGCGCATCCGGGCTCACATCGCGGGCCTGCAGGGGGTCGCGTGACGAATCTGAAGTTTGGCGGCCCGGACGTGACGGGCGCGCAGGTGGGCATGGTGCTGGGCACGCAGGACGTGACGCCCGTGAGTTTCTGGTTCGCGGTGCTGCCCGGCGCGAGCGTGCAACTCGATGATCTGGTGGCGGTGCAGACGCGCAAACCGGACGGGTCGTTCGTCAATTTTTACGGGATCGTGGATCATGTGCGCACCCGTCATGAGGGCGTGACCTTCGACAGTGACGTGCAGGACGTCGCGGCGGGCCTGTTGCCGGCCAGCGTGAGTTACGCGGCGCGAGTACTGGTGACGCGCGTGAACCCCGAGAATTTCATTCCGCCGCAGCCGGGCGACGGGGTGCGGCACGCGCGGGGCGACGACCTGCGCATGGCCCTGAGTGCCGACAAGATGGGCGAGAAGGCCTTCCCAGGCGGGCTGCTGGCCGACGGGCAGGTGCTGCCCATCAACTACCGCTTCGTGAACGGCGAGAACGGCGGGCACATCAACATCAGCGGCATCTCGGGCGTGGCGACCAAGACCAGTTACGCGCTGTTCCTGCTGCATTCCATCTTCCGCAGCGGCGTGATGGGCACGGGCGCGTCGGCCGGGCGGGCGCTGATCTTCAACGTGAAGGGCGAGGACCTGCTGTTCCTCGACAAGCGCAACCGCGAGGTCGAGTCCCGCGAGGCGCAGGCGCAGGCGCAGAAGGGCCTGCCGGACCACCGCTACGCGCTGATGGGGCTGCCGGTCGAGGCGTTCCGGGACGTGCAGTTCCTCGCGCCGCCCCGGCCGGGCAGTGCGGGCGCCGCCATCGTGCCGCACGTCGAGCAGCGCGCAGAGGGCGTGACGCCGTTCCTGTACTCGCTGCGGGAGTTCTGCGCGCGCCGCATGCTGCCGTACGTGTTCGTGGACCGGGACGCCAGCGTGAACCTGGGCTTCGTGATCGGCAGTATCGAGGAGCGCCTGTACCGCATGGCGCAGGGCGCTGAAACGCCGTACCTGACCGTGGACGACTGGCAGCCGGACACCGAGCAGGTGCTGGACGAGGACGTGCGCTTCGACGAGATGGGCAGCGTGCGCATCGGCACCTTCGCGCAGCTGGTCGCGTACCTGGAGTACAAACTGCTGGACGCGAACGACGGCGAGGGCGACCGCAAATGGGTCGGCAAGCAGTCCCCGGCTACCCTCCAGGCCTTCATCCGCCGCCTGCGCGGCGTGCAGAAGCACCTGACGCCGCTGGTGCGCGGCGACGTGAGCGCCGACCAGGCCGCCCGCTTCCGCCCGGACCCCCTGAAGCCCGGCGTGCAGACGACCGTGGTTGACATCCACACGCTGTCCGCCACGGCGCAGATGTTCATCGTGGGCGTGCTGCTGCGCGACCTGTTCGAGCACAAGGAACGCGTGGGACGGCAGGACACGGTGTTCGTGGTCCTCGACGAGCTGAACAAGTACGCCCCCCGCGACGGGGACAGTCCCATCAAGGACGTGCTGCTGGACATCGCCGAGCGTGGCCGCAGCCTGGGCATCATCCTGATCGGGGCGCAGCAGACGGCCAGCGAGGTCGAGCGGCGCATCGTGTCGAACGCCGCGATCCGCGTGGTCGGCCGCCTGGACCTCGCGGAGGCCGAGCGGCCCGAGTACCGTTTCCTGCCGCAGAGCTTCCGCGCGCGCGCCGGGATCCTGCAACCCGGCACCATGCTGGTCAGCCAGCCGGACGTGCCCAACCCGGTGCTGGTCAACTACCCCTTCCCCGCCTGGGCCACCCGCCTGGACGAGGTGGACGACCTGCAGGGCCGGAAGGTCGAGGAGATCGGCGAGGACTGGCTGCACTGAACGACACAGGGGAAGGCGGGCGGGGAGATCATGCTCCCGGCCCGCCTTCCCGCACCCTGCGCTCTACGCCCCGCGCGTTACAGCGACTGCACCAGGATGGGCTGCGTGGTCGGCTGCCGGCTGCCGCCCGGCGGTTCCACGCTGACGGCGATGGTCTGCCCGTCCTTCAGTGCTGGGATCACGATGCCCTGCCCGTCGAACACGCCGGCGGAGACGGGCGTTTCGTTCTCGATGCGCCACAGCTGGTACACGCTCTTTTCGGGTGCGGCGGCGGTCAGGTGCAGGTACGCGCGGCCGTCCGGCAGGCGGATCAGTTGACCCAGCGGCTGCCCGGCCGTGGCGAGTTCCTGCGTGACCGAGCCGGGCGCGCGGGCGAACTCGCTGAGCGGATCGGTGGATTGCGGGGGGCGGATCAGCAGGACGCCCACAGCCACGGCGGCCACGAGGGCCAGCAGCCCTCCGCGCCAGTTCAGCCACGGGGAGCGGCGCTCGCTGCGATCCGCCCGCCCAGCGTCCAGACCTGGGGCATCCGGGAACAGCGGCACGGAAGCTGGTGCAGGTCCGGCAGCTGCGGCGCTCGTGGAGGCCACTGCGCTGTTCAGTACTGCGCTGTTCAGGCGGGCCATCAGGCGCTCCTCGGCTCCGGCGGGTACCTCTGCGGGGGGCAGGTCGTCGGGCAGGCGGTGCAGGGCGTCCAGGTCCGCGCGGTACTCGGCCATCAGGGCCGGGTCGGCGTCCAGGGCAGCCTGGACACGCGCTTCCTCTTCTGGGTTCAGCAGGCCAAGTGCCAGGGCCAGGAGGTCATCTCGGTTGATCGTCACGTGTCTTCACCTGCCTCTTGTGCGGGTACGGAGCTGAGAGAGGGGCGGAGTGGGTTCGGGCGGAGTTCGGGTGGGGGTCGGCTCAGTGGGCATTGCCGCTGCCCAGGTGGGTCCGCATGCGGTCGATGGCAGTCCGCAGCCGGGATTTTACTGTACCGACGGGCAGGCCGGTGATGATCGCCAGTTCACTGTGCGAGTACCCACGGTAGTACGCGAGTTCCACCAGTTCACGCTGCTGCGGTTCGAGTCCCTGGACGGCCTGTTCGGCCATGATGCGGTCGGCGGGGTCGGCGGCGGCGGTGGGGGCGTCCCAGTCCTCGATTTCCAGTGGGGTGTCGGGACGGTCGCGCAGTTCCTGCAGGAAGCGGTGGTGGGCAATGCTGACCAGCCAGGTCTTGGCGCTGGCGCGGGCCGGGTCGAAGCGGGCGCAGTGCTTCCAGGCGTTCATGAAGGCGTCCTGCACGCAGCTTTCCACGTCGTCGGTCTGCCGGAGCATGCGGTGCCCGAGGGAGTACAGGAGCCGCGCGTACCGGCGGTGCAGTTCCTGCAGGGCGTCCTGCTGGCCGGTCGCCATGGCCTGGAGCAGGGCCTCGTCGGGCAGGTCGGGGTGAAGGGAAGGAAGACTCATGGGTTCACGGAGCAGCCTATCAGTGTGTCAGGGCTGTTGTGGGGGCCTGACCCGCCGTTGCCTTAATGCTCAGTGATCTGCATGCTCAGTGATCTGAATGTTCAGCCGTCCGTTCGGGGTGATGTGTCTGGCGCGGGGTGCGGGCCTCAGGCCTGGACCTTGTTCAGCGCGACGGGGGTCACGGCCGCGGGGGTCACGGCGGCGGGCGTGACAGCCGTGGGCATGACGGCGGCCGGGCTGACGGCAGCGGCCTGGGCAGGCACGGCCTGAGCGGGCGCCGTCTGGGCGGCGGGTTCTTCGAGGCTGATGCTGTCCTTGAGACCCTGGGTGCTCTTGCGGAATTCGCGCAGGCCGTTGCCGAGGCTCTTGCCCAGTTCCGGCAGTTTGCGGGGGCCGAACACGACCAGGGCGACGAGCAGGATCACGAGCAGTTCTGGGGCGCCGATGTTGGGCATGGGGATCTCCTTGATCTGACTGAGTGTGGAGGTTCAGGGGGGAATGGGTGGGGGGACGGGGGCCGCCGGCGGCGACCTCCTCATCCCCCCGGATGATGCAGGACTGGCGTTCCGGATCTCAGCTCTTGATGAGCGGTTTCACGATGGCCAGCACATCGTCCATGCTCAGCGGCGACCAGAAGTCGGTGGGCGTGGGCGAGAAATCACCGTCGAAGTCCGCGACGTTGGTGCTGGTGGGTTTGGCGTCGCTCTGGGGAGCGCGGCTGGTCTGGCGGGTGGGTTTCTTGTTGAAGCCCAGCTGGGTGCGCAGTTCCTGAATGCCGCTGGCGTGGTTCGCCTCGACGGCCAGGATGCTGGCGGCGGCCGTCAGCACGTCGCCGTTCATGACCTTGTCGGCCTGACCCAGGTAGGCGCGCACGCCGATGGGTTCGAAGGTGTTCGCCAGCGCCAGGAACAGTTCGTCGTTCACGGTCTTGGCGCTGCCGTCACTGTTCTTCAGCAGGGGGCTGAAGTCGATGTTGGGCTTGGCGACGGGCGTGCCGCCCAGTTTCCGGATGGTGTCCTGAAGGGCCGTCACGTGGGCGTTCTCGTGCAGGGCCAGTTCGCGGGCATACTCACGGACACGGGGGTTCGAGAGGTTGCTGGCATAGGCGCCGCTGCCGGTGAAGGCGTTGTAGAACTCGGCTTCCAGGTACTCGAGGGTCAGGGCGTAGTTCAGGATCACGAGGTCCTG
Above is a window of Deinococcus seoulensis DNA encoding:
- a CDS encoding histone deacetylase family protein, whose translation is MTEAAELLPAGPAFRHAFRAYSPADYGFPLPDGHRFPYYKYEGVRRRLLPLLPVLDTPALRWADAARVHDPHWLRRWRRGEVDRHEERAFGLPWSPGVVERARRAAGGSLAALHDALRVGWGANLAGGTHHAFRDRAEGFCLVNDAAILTRIALDDGLARRVAVVDLDVHQGNGTAALLGTEARAFTLSVHGERNYPFRKEVSSLDIGLGDGVTDAEYLSVVRDRVLPPLEAFRPDLLLYLAGADVLAGDRFGRFALTLDGVRERNRAVLGWARAAGVPVVTMMAGGYNHDHALTVEAHASVVLDGLDVLG
- a CDS encoding type IV pilus twitching motility protein PilT, which encodes MTLDELLREMVTRRASDVHLQAGSPPMGRIDGQLVPFGTQPLMPPDTQMLAQALMTADQWDDFTYRNELDLAYSVSGLGRFRCNVFRQRGAVGMVMRIVSDAIPGFDALGLPADVLRQLADAPRGLILVTGPTGSGKTTTLASLIDHINRSFAYNIITVEDPIEILHKNKKSIVVQREIGSDTRDFRTALKYAMRQDPDVIMIGEMRDKETVEAALSAAQTGHLVLSTLHTQDAVRSVNRIIDFFPPYERDQVRLQLAESLVGIISQRLLRRADGVGRVLGLEIMMNTPLIQEYVKDEDKTHLIKDALIEDNIRGMHTFDQHLSQLYRNTLITMDEALAAATSPHELKLMLTRSGVSY
- a CDS encoding Crp/Fnr family transcriptional regulator, producing the protein MTYLAPTTLPQTHDLNRTVRRGQTLYYAGDSAPSLYRLESGLMRAVRLTPQGRNLTVRHIRPGDIFGEECLHGQTRGHQVVALTDTVLVPIHPQHLSAAELWDLTRSLSAQLQRMMTDGVHIQDGDLRERIARYLLNLADSTLGGAHSDGTRFVRATHELIAEGTGATRESVSKLIGEMRDDGLLSPAYRCLTLTDEDGLRLLSGYHG
- the purB gene encoding adenylosuccinate lyase, which translates into the protein MIDRYLTPEMKALWSEASKYRAWLRVELAAMHAQANHGEVPAEAHAALTARSEADPLDDAFAQKVAEIEAVTRHDIVAFTRALTERYGEEARFVHHGLTSTDVVDTAQNLLLDEALGIIITDAEALREVCRTQAVAFKHTPTVGRTHGIHAEPMTFGLKFLNWMATLDRDLERLHAARKRVQVVMLSGSVGTYAHVSPKVEEEVAAAWGWQAAPVTNQTLARDRHAEVLSALAIFGTTLERISVEIRHLQRSEVREAMEPFGKGQTGSSSMPHKKNPILTENVTGFARLLRGFLTTGLENVALWHERDISHSSAERVILPDATSAASYAARRLTGVLRDLVVFPDRMLKNLNDLGGLVFSQRVLHALIDEKGMMREAAYTLVQRSALKSWETGEGLRDLLRADPENPLNDAELDAAFDLAWYLRHVDDIYARFGL
- a CDS encoding ATP-binding protein encodes the protein MVLGTQDVTPVSFWFAVLPGASVQLDDLVAVQTRKPDGSFVNFYGIVDHVRTRHEGVTFDSDVQDVAAGLLPASVSYAARVLVTRVNPENFIPPQPGDGVRHARGDDLRMALSADKMGEKAFPGGLLADGQVLPINYRFVNGENGGHINISGISGVATKTSYALFLLHSIFRSGVMGTGASAGRALIFNVKGEDLLFLDKRNREVESREAQAQAQKGLPDHRYALMGLPVEAFRDVQFLAPPRPGSAGAAIVPHVEQRAEGVTPFLYSLREFCARRMLPYVFVDRDASVNLGFVIGSIEERLYRMAQGAETPYLTVDDWQPDTEQVLDEDVRFDEMGSVRIGTFAQLVAYLEYKLLDANDGEGDRKWVGKQSPATLQAFIRRLRGVQKHLTPLVRGDVSADQAARFRPDPLKPGVQTTVVDIHTLSATAQMFIVGVLLRDLFEHKERVGRQDTVFVVLDELNKYAPRDGDSPIKDVLLDIAERGRSLGIILIGAQQTASEVERRIVSNAAIRVVGRLDLAEAERPEYRFLPQSFRARAGILQPGTMLVSQPDVPNPVLVNYPFPAWATRLDEVDDLQGRKVEEIGEDWLH
- a CDS encoding phage holin family protein — protein: MGFILRLLVNALALYLLARVYGGVSFEPGADLVYGGVSFEPGADLVSVLIAAVVMGIVNALIRPVLLLLSLPVNILTLGLFTLVVNGVVLYLVAAATALNVAGFGAAIIGAIILAVISWVLDAAAGALKLDGGRN
- a CDS encoding nuclease encodes the protein MRIRLDPWPVDIEGGQLTLKDFNGEIQDVETPRWAAIPARPIPERLRQVFVVDGKRRMESRLFIEDDHGQSGLGGFGAYVVGAVELCPHGTRQAELRAVKAARILAHAPDLRIDPMTLSPRHPHTGQLEYTPVPMTGTDALAALNVLQQHMLAAEQNLSHDLASRVPADDQDDREWLSALTVQDGTLRGRNLNGAVVGCVKTMETMYLPADRASLLSELKPGERTPVMRMTYSNGQFTRLIWYVRLCEAAFYQHPMAGVMRLEMFAPDDPSFLPPIVRQVANLSGTLLRRLGSHAHKDPRAPQNLIPTAALEQAMGRSMGSADLVTRRIRAHIAGLQGVA
- the panC gene encoding pantoate--beta-alanine ligase; protein product: MGALHEGHAALIRAARAAVPGGRVVVSVFVNPLQFGPNEDLSRYPRDLEGDRRVAGGAGADLLFHPDVPTMYPDGFSTSVSVSGVSEPLDGAARPGHFTGVATVVLKLLNLVRPDVALFGEKDWQQLAVVRRMVRDLNLNVDVRGVPTVRGDSGLALSSRNAYLSAEQRAQAAVLSRALRAVQTAYAGGERRGDALRQAGLDVLNTDPDLTLDYLSVVGSDMHEREIMDNDPMNRVLVAARLFGVRLIDNMPLASHVAAGQSTVSLSTVSPE